One Hydrogenimonas thermophila genomic window, TCAGACCAGATTGAAGCGTAGTAACTTCCGCTTGCCATTGTTCCTGCTGCATAAGCGACTACAGGTTTTTTACTTTTAAGCCGTTTTACTGCAAGCGCAATCTCCACAGATGGGGCAACTGCACCACCTGGAGAGTCTACAAGTAGTAAAACCCCTTTTATATTTTTATCATCTGCTAAATTATCAAGTTTTTTTACAACTTTTTGGGCACTCATTATTGGACCTGAAATATTTACAGTAGATAAATTTGGTGCTTTAATAGACTTATCTTGGCTTGGAGCAAATATGAGTATTAAGATGAGTATAAAAAGAAGAGATTTGAAATAGTTTTGAATAAAACTCAGTGTAGCAGTAATTGGACTAAAAAGTTTTTTGAAAAAATTAAGCATACTTTTCTCCTGAAATATAGAGTTGTTTCACATTTGTAGTATGAAGAATCAGTTGTAAAGGTAATTGTTCAGATGATTCTGGTATATCTGGTAATGTAACTATAATTATATCTGCCCAGTTTCCCTCTTTTATCTCTCCTATTGGAAGATTTAAAGCGTTGGCAGCTTTAGATGTAACTACTTTTAAAAGATCAAGTGCCAAAGATTCAAGATCCATTTCATAATGCATCATTAATGCTGATCTCATTTCGTCCCAAAGGTTAAGTGAGGTATTAGAACTAAGTCCATCTGTTCCTAAAAGCCAAGAGATTTTAGTACTATTAAGCTTTTCTAGTCTAAGCCGTCCACAGCCAAGCAGCCTGTTTGAACGAGGGCAGTGTATGATAGTATGTCCTGCATCGGCAATCAGGTTTAACTCATCTTTATCTGCCCATACAGCATGGGTAAGAAGTGCTTTATATCCATCTAAATGTTTTAAAAACTCTTTGGCAGTAGTAAGAGGTTTAGTCTGATTTAAAAAGTTTTCAAAGAACTCTTTAAATGGACCATCTGCTTTTTCTAGCCACTCTTTTTCTACAGGTGATTCCATGAAGTGAGCGCTTAAAGGCTCATTTTCAATATTTTGCAATATCTTTTTTATAAGAATAGGGTGAACAGAGTATGGTGAGTGTATAGCAATAGCAGGTATGAATTTATCGTTTGCAGCTTCCCGACTTTGGTTTAATCGTTGTAAAAAATCTGCATAAAGAGCATCTACAGCAGCAGGTTGAGAACCAATTGCTTCATTAAAAAATATAACTCGTTGAGGTGCTGCTAAACAGGCACGCAACTCTTTTCCATAACTGCTTACAGCTCCAAATGTTGTTATGCCGCTTGCAAGCATCTCATCTATCTCTCTTTTATAGCATCCTGCTTTGCATGATTCAATTAATTCATCCCTCTTTTGAATGACACTGTTTAGCCAAGTCATAAAATTTCCATATGACAAATGAGTTTTATTGGCTCCAAATTCCAAGTGTACATGAGGGTTGATGAAACCAGGCATAATAGTTGAATTTTGTCCCATATCTATAAATTCAGCATTAGAATACCTCTTTTTTAAGGTATCAGGGGTATCTACTGCCAATATTTTTTCTTCAAACAAGACGGCCTTGTTTTTTAGAAATTTTTCGCCGTCAAATAACCACTCTGCTGTTATAATTTTCACTAAGAAATCTCCTTGTTTGTCAAAAGTAGCTGATACTTTATTAGTTATTCTATTTTTAGTCAAGATTATGGCAAATAAAGGTAAAATATATCATAAATTTCATAATAAAGGGAAAATAATGAAGATAATGGTTATTCAGGGGCCAAACCTAAATATGTTAGGTGTTCGAGAACAGAATGTTTACGGACCTATGAAGCTAGAGCAGATACATGAGCAAATGAGAGGATTTGCTAGTCAAAATGGTATTGAAATAGAGTTTTTTCAAAGTAATCTTGAAGGTGAGATTGTAGATAAAATTCAAGAGTGCTTAGGTGATGCTGACGGAATTATTATCAACCCTGCTGCATATACACATACATCTATAGCTATAAGAGATGCACTGGCTGCAGTATCTCTCCCTGCAATTGAAGTACATATTTCAAATATTCATGCACGTGAAGAGTTTAGACAAAAGAGTCTAATTGCTCCTGTCTGTGCTGGACAGATTAGTGGTTTTGGACCTTTTAGTTACCATTTGGCAATGGTAGCAATGTTACAGATTTTAAATGAGATTAAGGCAATGAAAGAGATGCAACAAAAAAAACAACAGGCTGGACAGGCATAAGTCGTGAATTATATTCTCCGGGATGAAAATGCCATCTATTATGAGTGTGGTTACAGTAGTGATAATGCACTCTTTTTATGCTTGGGAAGTGAGAAATGGCTCATAACAGACAGTCGTTATACATTAGAAGCAAAAGAGCAGATAAAGAATGCTGAAGTAATAGAGGCATCTGATCTGCTTAAAGCTGCCAGAAATATATTAAGAAGTTGCAGTGTAAGTAAAATCTATTTTGATCCTAGAGAGTGGACTGTATGGGCTATAGAATCACTTAAAAAGAGACTTCCACATCTATATTTTTTCCCAAAACCAGACTTTTCTCATAAAAAACGCATGGTAAAAAGCAGTGAAGAGATTGAACTGCTTAAGCGAGCAGTTGAACTTGGAAGTGAAGGATTTGATAAATTTGCAGATTATATAAACCGTTATGGATTAGGAAACAGCGAGAAGTTATTGCACTTTGAAGCAAAAGCAGCTCTTAGTCATAAAGGAGAGTATGACTTAAGTTTTGATCCTATTGTGGCTATTAATGAAAATGCTGCAAAACCTCATGCTTTGCCTACAGATATTAAACTAAAATCTGAAGATCTATTATTGGTAGATGCAGGTATTAAATATAAACGTTACTGTTCAGACCGTACTCGAACAGTATTTATAAAAGATCATATAAGTTTTGAGTTAGATCAAAAATTCTCTTCACAAAAAATTCAAAAAGCTTACGATTTAGTAAGAAAAGCTCATGATATGGCTATTGAAAAAGCCCGTTCAGGAATGACTGGTGCACAAATTGACAGACTTGCTCGTGAAGTAATAGAGAGTGGCGGAATGGGAGAATATTTTGTTCACTCTACAGGACATGGTGTAGGACTTGATATACATGAAATGCCATACATTTCAGCACGTTCACAAACAGTTGTTGAGGATGGTATGGTGTTTACTATAGAACCAGGCATATATGTACCAGGAGAGTTTGGAATACGCATAGAAGATATGGTAGTAATGCAAAGAGGAAGAGTGGAGGTTTTATGAGATTGGAGTTGTCGAATAATCCAAACCTTTTGCTCTTCACATCAAATCTATTCCCCGCAACTTTTAATGCTATTGGATTAAAACATTATGCCATTATAGGAATAGGTGGAAATGTTGGAGAGAGTGTACTGCTTTTTGAAAGGGTTATTCGCTATCTTCAGCAAGGTAAGCGCATAAATGTCATACAGACTGCTCCACTTTTGAAAAATCCTCCATTTGGGTTTACAGAACAACCTGATTTTATCAACTCTGTAATAAAAATAGAGACAAATTTATCACCTTTTCAACTGCTAAAATATCTGCTCTGGGTAGAAAAACGTTTTGGTAGAAAACGAACTTTTAAAAATGCACCTCGTACATTGGATCTTGATATAATATTTTACGATAAACTTAATTTAAGAACAAAGCGATTGATCGTGCCACACCCACATTTTCATGAACGTGAATCTGTGATGATTCCTCTGAGATTTTTGAAGGACTGAAAGTATGAAATTGATGACCTTTACGGCACCAACACCGGCACAGGCACTTAAAGCAGCACAAAAAGAGTGTGGTGAGGATGCTTTAGTTGTCAGTACTAAGCAGATTCAGAAAAAGACATTAACTCAGCCAGCAATCTATGAAGTTGTTGTTGCTGTTGAAGATAAAAAGCCAGAGCCAGAAAAGCCAAAACAGACTATTAAACCTAAACCACAAGTTAAATCTCGCAGAAGTGAACGATTAGTTGATGACCCTGAGGAGGTTCTTGTAAATATTTCTGAAGCAGCAAGACAGATTTCAGAAATTGCAAATGTTTCTAAACCTACCTATAAAAAGGCTAAAAATAGGCAAGAGATAAAAGAGGAGACAGTAGAAAACTCATCTTTATACAGTAAACGTGAACTTGAAGAGTTGCAAGCCATAAAAAATGAACTTGGTAAATTGGCTGATAAAGTTAAACTGATTCAAAATATGGTTTGGGAGGAGAAAAAACCTGCAATCAACAATGGTATGATTCCTCCAGAGTTTGCAGAAATTTATCGAATAGCAAAAACAAGTGGAATGGATGGTTTGCATTTAGATGAAATAATGCGTCTTACTCTTGAGCATATGCCATTGCAGATGCGTACATCTACTCAAACTGTTAGGAGATATTTTAAGACATTGCTTCGAAAAATGGTACCAGTACGTCTTGAACAAGAGTTGACACCTCCTCAAAAAAAGATTATGATGTTTGTGGGTCCAACAGGTGTGGGGAAAACTACTACACTGGCTAAACTTGCAGCACGATATGCTTATTTGAAAGATAAAAAGTATAAGGTAGGTATCATAACATTAGATACGTACCGAATTGGTGCAGTAGAACAGTTAATGCAGTATGCAAAGATGATGCGTATAGGTATTGAAGCAGTAGTAGATCCTCCAGAATTTATTACCGCTTTACAAACACTTCGTCATATGGACTATATTCTTATAGACACAGTAGGAAGTAGTCAATATGATAAAGAGAAGATAGATAAATTGCAGCAATTTTTAATTTCACATACAGAGATAGGGATAGATGTTAGTTTGGTCTTAAGTGCTCCTACAAAACTTGAGGATATGCGTACAATATATCAAAACTTTTCACCATTGGGTATAGATACATTGATATTTACAAAACTTGATGAAACATTAGGATTTGGAAATATATTCTCATTAGTGTATGAAACTGAAAAGCCTGTTAGTTATCTTTCTGCTGGACAGGAAGTACCAGATGATCTTATGTGTGCCGATAGCGACTATTTAGTTGAATGTATGCTTACCGGTTGCGTCAAGAAGGGGGAAAAATGAGTACACAAGCAAGTCGTCTTGAAGAGTTGATAGATGAGCGGCATTCTAGAAAACATACAGCAAGAGTTATTGCCATTACAAGCGGAAAAGGCGGTGTAGGCAAAAGTACATTAAGTGCAAATATTGCTTATGTTCTTGCAAAGAAAGGGTATAAAGTTGGCTTGCTTGATGCAGATATTGGGTTGGCAAATCTAGATGTTATGTTCAATGTACGTGCAGATAAAAATATTTTGCATGTACTCAAAGGAGAGGCAGGTTTTGATGACATTATCATAAAACTTGATACAAACTTATATTTAATACCTGGTGAAAGTGGTGATGAAATATTGAAATTTTCAGATGCAACTATTGTTAACCGTTTTATAGATGAAGCAGAAATATTAGAAGGTTTAGACTTTTTAATTATTGACACAGGAGCAGGCATTGGAGATACAATTCAAATGTTTTTACAAGCTGCAGATGATGTAATAGTTGTAACAGTTCCTGATCCAGCTGCTATTACAGATGCATATGCTATGGTTAAAGTTATCAGTAAGTTAAAAGAGAAGATTTTTATGATTGTTAATCAAGTTAAAAGTGCAAAAGAGGGTGATAAGATATTTGATACAATAAAAAAAGTTGCATTAGGTAATATAGGAAATGCTTTAGAGTTAACACTTTTAGGATCTGTTCGTAGCGATCCTTATGTAGCACGTAGTGTAAAACAGCGTGTATTGGTCTGTAAAGAGATGTCAAATATCGCCCCATCAAACGATATATCTTCTATTGCTGCCGGCTTGATACAAAAAAAGGAACAGAAAATGCTTGTAGAGAATCAAGAAGGCGGTATTGGATCATTTTTCAAAAGGTTGCTTAACCAGTTTTAGTACCGCAACTATGGTTGGAGTGGCATATGCGGGAAACAAATTTTTTCTCTTTTGGTATTGTTTTTGGATTTTTCGCAGGGCTTCTTATAGCTATCATTATAAGTAATGATATATTGTCGATAATCCCTATTACATTTGTGGTAACATTTTTTTTCTATCTGTTATCACATATAAGTGTTGCACTGTTCTTGCGCTTTACTGAATTCAGCAAAGTACATTTTGAAAAAGATACATATGAGAAAAAACTGGATTATTTCTTTGACCAAATCCAGAAACGTGAAGTTGAAGTAGATGCCAATTATGACTTTATTAAGAAGATAGAAGAACCTGTAACAAATAGTGGAAAGAGTCAATAATGGTAAAGCGTGGATACGATACAGAGTTACGCTATTATCAAGATGAACTTGCTGTTCAGTATCTTCCAGCTGTTAAAGCAATGGTATTTAGATTGAAAGAGCGTTTGCCTCAATCAGTAGAGTTTGATGACTTAGTCAGTATAGGTGCAGAAGAGTTAATAAAACTTGCTAGACGTTATGATAAAGAGCAAAATGATTCATTTTGGGGATATGCCAAAACCAGAGTTTATGGTGCAATGCTTGACTATCTTCGTTCACTTGATATTGTTAGTCGTGCCAATAGAAAACTTATTAAACAGATAGATGAAATTGTTGAGCAGTATTTAGATGAAAATGGTGTTGAGCCTGAAAACAATTATATTGCAGAAGTTTTGGGTGAAGATATTGAAAAGATAAAAGAGGCTCGCAGAGCAGCAGCAATTTATAATGTACTGCCATTGCATGATCAGCTTGAGAGTCAAGAGAGAGATACTTTTGCTTTAGTAGAGCAGGAGGAGTTGATAGAGAAGATTATGGATGTACTTGCTACTATGCCAAAAAGAGATCAATTAATTATGCAACTTTACTATTTTGAGGAGTTAACATATAAAGAGATATCTGAAGTTTTAGATATTACACCATCAAGAATTTCACAGGTACACAAGCGTGTGGTTTCAAAAATTAAACAGAGTATAGGATAGGGTAATGGCAGATATACTGAGTCAAGAAGAGATTGATGCATTACTCGAAGCGGTTGAAGATGAAGGTACTCCTGAGGTATTGGAAGGTGATGCCGAAGTTTTTGACCAGAGACAGATTACTTTATATGACTTTAAAAGACCAAATAGAGTATCAAAAGAGCAGTTGCGTGCCTTTCGTGGAATTCACGATAAAATGGCTAGATCACTGGCTTCTCAAATCTCTTCAGTAATGCGTTCTATTGTAGAAATCCAGCTTCACTCTGTTGATCAGATGACATATGGTGAATTTTTGATGAGTTTGCCAAGCCCTACAAGTTTTAACGTATTTTCTATGAAGCCATTGGATGGAAGCGGTATTTTGGAAATTAACCCATCTATTGCATTTCCTATGGTTGACAGATTGCTTGGCGGTAAAGGTGAGCCATATGAAGCATCAAGAGAGTTTACAGATATAGAGTTGAACTTAATGGATACAATCTTACGCATTATTATGGGAACGCTAAAAGAGGTTTGGGCTCCGGTTGTAGATATGTATCCAAATGTAGAATCTAAAGAATCAAGTCCTAACGTAGTGCAAATTGTTGCTCAAAATGAGATTGTTGTAATGGTTGTTATGGAGCTTGTAATAGGACACTCAAGTGGTATGATGAATATATGTTATCCTGTTATTACATTAGAGTCTATTTTAAACAAGTTAGCCAGCCGTGACTTTTTGCTTAGTGAAACCAGTGCCAAAAAGAGTAGAAATAAAGAGCTTAAAGCTTTGATGGGTGGCGCTCGTGTTCATTTAAATGCTTTTTTAGGTAGTGCTGAATTAACATTGAGGGAGTTGTTAGCATTGGAGAAGGGTGATATAGTTAGGTTGGATAGACCGGCTGATGATAAAGCAATTATAAATGCTGATGGTAAGGATAGATTTATAGGTAAAATTGGTCTAAAACGTTTTAGAAAATCAGTTGAAGTAACAGAAATTCTTATTGATGAGCGTGATGAGGTTAAAGAGATTTTACAAAAAATTGAATCAGAACGTAGATCGAAATTAGCAAATACTTTAGATAGTAAAGATGAGGAGGTGGTCAATGGCTGATTGGATAGAGCTATTTTCTACTGAGACTGCTGCGACCATCGAAGGATTGACAGGTCAACGTCCAGAAGTTTCATTGAAAAACAAAGAACCTGTAACAGATATCTCTAATATTATCGCCCCTATGTCAATTAGTGAAGTGAATGTCAGCGGTGAAATGAAAGGAAAAATAGCTGTTGTCATTCCTCCTATGATAGGTACTGCCCTATCTGATATGATGCTGGGCGGAGAGGGTGAAAGTAAAGCAGAGATGGATAATGATGATCTTGATGCTGTTAAAGAGATTGTCTCAAATATTTTTGGTTCTCTTGCAACAGCTATGAAAGCTCAAAAGGAGTGTCCAGATTTAACATTTGAAGTTACTGATATAAAATTTTATAATGAGGGTGATGAAATCTCTCTTGAAGGTTATAAAACATTATTGGCATATCAATTTTCGCTTGGTGTCATTAATGGTATTTTT contains:
- the fliM gene encoding flagellar motor switch protein FliM, coding for MADILSQEEIDALLEAVEDEGTPEVLEGDAEVFDQRQITLYDFKRPNRVSKEQLRAFRGIHDKMARSLASQISSVMRSIVEIQLHSVDQMTYGEFLMSLPSPTSFNVFSMKPLDGSGILEINPSIAFPMVDRLLGGKGEPYEASREFTDIELNLMDTILRIIMGTLKEVWAPVVDMYPNVESKESSPNVVQIVAQNEIVVMVVMELVIGHSSGMMNICYPVITLESILNKLASRDFLLSETSAKKSRNKELKALMGGARVHLNAFLGSAELTLRELLALEKGDIVRLDRPADDKAIINADGKDRFIGKIGLKRFRKSVEVTEILIDERDEVKEILQKIESERRSKLANTLDSKDEEVVNG
- a CDS encoding RNA polymerase sigma factor FliA, which produces MVKRGYDTELRYYQDELAVQYLPAVKAMVFRLKERLPQSVEFDDLVSIGAEELIKLARRYDKEQNDSFWGYAKTRVYGAMLDYLRSLDIVSRANRKLIKQIDEIVEQYLDENGVEPENNYIAEVLGEDIEKIKEARRAAAIYNVLPLHDQLESQERDTFALVEQEELIEKIMDVLATMPKRDQLIMQLYYFEELTYKEISEVLDITPSRISQVHKRVVSKIKQSIG
- the mqnF gene encoding aminofutalosine deaminase family hydrolase is translated as MKIITAEWLFDGEKFLKNKAVLFEEKILAVDTPDTLKKRYSNAEFIDMGQNSTIMPGFINPHVHLEFGANKTHLSYGNFMTWLNSVIQKRDELIESCKAGCYKREIDEMLASGITTFGAVSSYGKELRACLAAPQRVIFFNEAIGSQPAAVDALYADFLQRLNQSREAANDKFIPAIAIHSPYSVHPILIKKILQNIENEPLSAHFMESPVEKEWLEKADGPFKEFFENFLNQTKPLTTAKEFLKHLDGYKALLTHAVWADKDELNLIADAGHTIIHCPRSNRLLGCGRLRLEKLNSTKISWLLGTDGLSSNTSLNLWDEMRSALMMHYEMDLESLALDLLKVVTSKAANALNLPIGEIKEGNWADIIIVTLPDIPESSEQLPLQLILHTTNVKQLYISGEKYA
- the fliY gene encoding flagellar motor switch protein FliY → MADWIELFSTETAATIEGLTGQRPEVSLKNKEPVTDISNIIAPMSISEVNVSGEMKGKIAVVIPPMIGTALSDMMLGGEGESKAEMDNDDLDAVKEIVSNIFGSLATAMKAQKECPDLTFEVTDIKFYNEGDEISLEGYKTLLAYQFSLGVINGIFMVLLDEVLSKLVEDESENSSSSESAEEGTVSATVHDIDMRNIGLILDVKLPLKVRIGSKKMLLKDVLSMDIGSVVELDQLANDPLEILVDDKVVAYGEVVIVDGNFGVQITHIGSKRETLEKLKG
- the folK gene encoding 2-amino-4-hydroxy-6-hydroxymethyldihydropteridine diphosphokinase encodes the protein MRLELSNNPNLLLFTSNLFPATFNAIGLKHYAIIGIGGNVGESVLLFERVIRYLQQGKRINVIQTAPLLKNPPFGFTEQPDFINSVIKIETNLSPFQLLKYLLWVEKRFGRKRTFKNAPRTLDLDIIFYDKLNLRTKRLIVPHPHFHERESVMIPLRFLKD
- the aroQ gene encoding type II 3-dehydroquinate dehydratase: MKIMVIQGPNLNMLGVREQNVYGPMKLEQIHEQMRGFASQNGIEIEFFQSNLEGEIVDKIQECLGDADGIIINPAAYTHTSIAIRDALAAVSLPAIEVHISNIHAREEFRQKSLIAPVCAGQISGFGPFSYHLAMVAMLQILNEIKAMKEMQQKKQQAGQA
- the flhF gene encoding flagellar biosynthesis protein FlhF codes for the protein MKLMTFTAPTPAQALKAAQKECGEDALVVSTKQIQKKTLTQPAIYEVVVAVEDKKPEPEKPKQTIKPKPQVKSRRSERLVDDPEEVLVNISEAARQISEIANVSKPTYKKAKNRQEIKEETVENSSLYSKRELEELQAIKNELGKLADKVKLIQNMVWEEKKPAINNGMIPPEFAEIYRIAKTSGMDGLHLDEIMRLTLEHMPLQMRTSTQTVRRYFKTLLRKMVPVRLEQELTPPQKKIMMFVGPTGVGKTTTLAKLAARYAYLKDKKYKVGIITLDTYRIGAVEQLMQYAKMMRIGIEAVVDPPEFITALQTLRHMDYILIDTVGSSQYDKEKIDKLQQFLISHTEIGIDVSLVLSAPTKLEDMRTIYQNFSPLGIDTLIFTKLDETLGFGNIFSLVYETEKPVSYLSAGQEVPDDLMCADSDYLVECMLTGCVKKGEK
- a CDS encoding aminopeptidase P family protein, with the protein product MNYILRDENAIYYECGYSSDNALFLCLGSEKWLITDSRYTLEAKEQIKNAEVIEASDLLKAARNILRSCSVSKIYFDPREWTVWAIESLKKRLPHLYFFPKPDFSHKKRMVKSSEEIELLKRAVELGSEGFDKFADYINRYGLGNSEKLLHFEAKAALSHKGEYDLSFDPIVAINENAAKPHALPTDIKLKSEDLLLVDAGIKYKRYCSDRTRTVFIKDHISFELDQKFSSQKIQKAYDLVRKAHDMAIEKARSGMTGAQIDRLAREVIESGGMGEYFVHSTGHGVGLDIHEMPYISARSQTVVEDGMVFTIEPGIYVPGEFGIRIEDMVVMQRGRVEVL
- a CDS encoding MinD/ParA family protein, yielding MSTQASRLEELIDERHSRKHTARVIAITSGKGGVGKSTLSANIAYVLAKKGYKVGLLDADIGLANLDVMFNVRADKNILHVLKGEAGFDDIIIKLDTNLYLIPGESGDEILKFSDATIVNRFIDEAEILEGLDFLIIDTGAGIGDTIQMFLQAADDVIVVTVPDPAAITDAYAMVKVISKLKEKIFMIVNQVKSAKEGDKIFDTIKKVALGNIGNALELTLLGSVRSDPYVARSVKQRVLVCKEMSNIAPSNDISSIAAGLIQKKEQKMLVENQEGGIGSFFKRLLNQF